From the genome of uncultured Methanobacterium sp.:
CCTGATATTATCCTCTGATAGGTTTCATGAGGTTTGAAAATTTCCCCAGAGTCTACTTCAACCAGTACAGAGTTGTGCAGATCTCCAATACGTTTTATTAATTCAGGGGGGATACTGCTTAGATCATGGTTCATCCACAGTTTCTGAAATTTACTAACTGCAGCGTTGGTTTTTATGTTTTCAATGAGATTGAGGGTTATAATATTTCCAAGGGGTGTCAGGTAATATTTTTCTCCTTCCTTGGTGGTTATCTTCCTTTTTTCAAGGTCACTGAGGTTATGGGATATGGTGGAACTACTGATTCCAGTTTCTTCCTTTAGTTCGCTCATGGTTTGGAGACCTTCACTGAGACAGATTAAGATTATTACCCTAACTGAAGAATTGGAAGTGTATCGCATGAGGTTTTTTGTTTCTGAATAGATATCAACATAATTAACACTAATATTAATCGCCCCCAATAATTTTTATTATAGTTGTAAACTGATTGTATGTTAATTTACATTTATTACATAAAAATACATTTATTACTAAAATGTTAGTATTTGCCAATATTTTTATGGTAAGTGCTTAATAATTTTCATGCTGATTTTGATAGAGTGAGGTAACAAAGAGATATTGTGTGTAACAAATTGATACTGTATTAATTAAGAATAGTTAATTGAAATTAAGATTAATTGAGACTAAAGGTCAAATTAGATGTTTATATGTTATGATTTTGTTTTAATTGATTAAAAAAGGAAAAAAAGAAGGTTTTTTATCTTAAGTGTATCCATCTCCTCCACAGGAAGGACAGGTTACTTTTCCATCTCCTCCACATGCGGTACATGAGGTTTTACTTCCACCAGTTCCTCCGCAGACAGAGCAAGTTTCTTCATGGCATGCCAGAACAACCACTAACTGCACAACATTGGGATTGGTAACTCCGTTGCCATCAATGTAGACTTTCCCATCTCCCCCACAGTTGGCACATGATCCTTTGAGTAGACCACTACCACCGCAACTGGAGCAGGCAATTAGGCCACTACCACCACATTTTACACAAGTCTGTGTCTGGGCCTGCACATTCTTTTTAGATGTGCTTTGTTCCTGAGTCGGTTCCTGTGTATTTGAATCATTTACAACAGGTGCAGTTACAGCTGGAGTAGGGTTACTCTGCACTGCAGATGTTGTACCGGTTCCTGAGGGCAATAAATAATTACAAGCCGTGGCACCACCAATGGCCACAATCAAAACTAAAAGTCCCACTAAATATTTGGTTTGCATAGGTTCACTTCCTCAATACTAATATTTTACACAACTTTTCATGCAACATACAACGATCTATATCATCAAATAATTTATTTTATTATGTACTAACTTATCAATGGTAATGGTATATAATTTTTGTTAATACCAATTTTAAGACTCTTGACTGAAGAAAATAGTATTAAATCCCAACAATAGTCATTTAAACCGGAAATTTTCCTTTTAACTCTCAATAAAATAATATTTTTAAAATGGTTAACTATTACATGCCTTAAAAATGAGTTAAAATATGTAAAAAAAAATTCTGTTTAAGGTAATTTAATTTGTAAGGATATTATTTAATTATATTTTGGATATGATTTTATTTATTGACTATTCTCTGCATTCTGGTAATAATCACAGAGTTCCTGCAGGGGACATTCTTCATGTCGGGGAGACTGGGGACGGCAGATGGTCTGGCCAAACTGTACCATCAAATCATTTAATTCAATCCAGTACTCCCTGGGAACTATTTTTTCCAGTTCTACTTCAGTTTCTTCAGGATTTTTGGTGTTAACCAGGCCCAGTCTATTGCTTATGCGATGCACATGCACATCCACCGGTATGGCTGGTTTCTGGAAACCATAAACCAGTACGCAGTTAGCGGTTTTGCGTCCTACACCTGGTAGTTCCAGGAGACCTTTCATATCCTCAGGGACATGACCTTTGAATTCATCCTGGAGTTTACGGGAAACCTGCACAATACGCTGTGCCTTAACATGATAAAAACCAGCAGGACGGATCAGTGGTTCCAGGAGAACTGGATCTGCCTCAGCAATTTCATTCATGGTATGGTATTTGGAAAAAAGTTGTGCCGAGGCCCGGTCAGTGTTATCGTCCCTTGTTCTCTGGGATAATATGGTCCTGATCAGAACCCGGTAGGGGTCTCCATCTTCAAACACCCGTAGATCGTACTGCTGCTGAAGACGTTCCATAATCAAGTCTATACGTTCACTTAAATCCATATTTGATTCTCCCATGTATTTTAGTGGATGTTTAAATATTTAACCAATTCTTAATATGAGATCAGTATAATACTTGTTATGGAATCAATTCAGTTACTTATTATGTGATTATTCATATTGGAATTTGTGAAGTTACTTATTTTGAGATTATTATGAGAATCAGTAAAATA
Proteins encoded in this window:
- a CDS encoding winged helix-turn-helix domain-containing protein is translated as MRYTSNSSVRVIILICLSEGLQTMSELKEETGISSSTISHNLSDLEKRKITTKEGEKYYLTPLGNIITLNLIENIKTNAAVSKFQKLWMNHDLSSIPPELIKRIGDLHNSVLVEVDSGEIFKPHETYQRIISGSEYIKGVSPIFRFDYIDLYKKLVIEYGIDVELILTKDIVDQTLEGIDGQNLEYLQDFMSRDKVKFWVIPKDVKIAFTVTNKYLSLGLFYENGNYDNTRDLVSDDHGAVAWGNQLFEYYREQAQKLEL
- the nth gene encoding endonuclease III; this translates as MDLSERIDLIMERLQQQYDLRVFEDGDPYRVLIRTILSQRTRDDNTDRASAQLFSKYHTMNEIAEADPVLLEPLIRPAGFYHVKAQRIVQVSRKLQDEFKGHVPEDMKGLLELPGVGRKTANCVLVYGFQKPAIPVDVHVHRISNRLGLVNTKNPEETEVELEKIVPREYWIELNDLMVQFGQTICRPQSPRHEECPLQELCDYYQNAENSQ